From Streptomyces fungicidicus, one genomic window encodes:
- a CDS encoding DedA family protein, with protein MTTLALGPEWLSPDYLIETFSLPGILLIVFAESGLFAFLPGDSLLFTAGLFVAEGTYISQPLWLVCTLIVLAAVIGDQVGYMIGKFFGPKLFSRPNSKLFKQENLEKAHEFMEKYGPKAIVLARFVPIVRTFAPIVAGAGRMKYRTFLTYNVIGGVAWGCGVTLAGYWLGQIELIKTNIEPILILIVLISVVPIIIEYLRERGKKKRAAAEAPATAPQAPVMDDATTQLRRITPTGPQQHYGNQGYPQQPQQHYGNQGYPQQPQQPQQPYGNQGYPQQPQQPYGDEHYNPQQPYNRGH; from the coding sequence GTGACCACGCTTGCGCTCGGCCCTGAGTGGCTGAGCCCGGACTACCTCATCGAGACCTTCAGCCTGCCCGGCATCCTGCTGATCGTCTTCGCGGAGTCCGGACTCTTCGCGTTCCTGCCCGGTGACTCCCTGCTGTTCACGGCGGGTCTCTTCGTGGCCGAGGGCACCTACATCAGCCAGCCGCTGTGGCTGGTGTGCACGCTGATCGTGCTGGCCGCCGTGATAGGCGATCAAGTCGGTTACATGATCGGCAAGTTCTTCGGGCCCAAGCTGTTCAGCCGGCCGAACTCCAAGCTCTTCAAACAGGAGAACCTGGAGAAGGCCCACGAGTTCATGGAGAAGTACGGCCCGAAGGCGATCGTCCTCGCGCGCTTCGTCCCGATCGTGCGCACGTTCGCGCCGATCGTGGCCGGCGCCGGCCGGATGAAGTACCGCACCTTCCTCACGTACAACGTCATCGGCGGTGTCGCCTGGGGCTGCGGTGTCACCCTCGCGGGCTACTGGCTCGGGCAGATCGAGCTCATCAAGACCAACATCGAGCCGATCCTCATCCTGATCGTCCTCATCTCCGTGGTGCCGATCATCATCGAGTACCTGCGCGAGCGCGGGAAGAAGAAGCGCGCCGCCGCCGAGGCCCCGGCCACCGCCCCGCAGGCCCCGGTCATGGACGACGCCACGACCCAGCTGCGCCGCATCACCCCGACCGGCCCCCAGCAGCACTACGGCAACCAGGGCTACCCCCAGCAGCCCCAGCAGCACTACGGCAACCAGGGTTACCCCCAGCAGCCGCAGCAGCCCCAGCAGCCGTACGGCAACCAGGGCTATCCGCAGCAGCCCCAGCAGCCGTACGGCGACGAGCACTACAACCCCCAGCAGCCGTACAACCGCGGCCACTGA
- a CDS encoding threonine/serine exporter family protein — protein MKDAEDRKPDSDEARSAYTPPAAVAAPAEPDSSTTSEFAVPRGLAVPKTGSESETTSEFAVPDGLDVAPPPPADGEGSAFSTPRTYNAKHAAAFTPASGIPLVRLAQDVPWQDRMRAMLRMPVTERPAPEAPHRHDETGPAVPRVLDLTLRIGELLLAGGEGAEDVEAAMFAVCRSYGLDRCEPNVTFTLLAISYQPSLVDDPVSASRTVRRRSPDYTRLAAVYQLVDDLSDVETHVSLEEAYRRLAEIRRNRHPYSGWTLTAASGLLAGAASVLVGGGALVFVAAAIGAMLGDRLAWLCAGRGLPEFYQFTAAAMPPAAIGVALTLAHADVKASAVITGGLFALLPGRALVAGVQDGLTGFYITASARLLEVLYFFVGIVAGVLTVLYFGVQLGANLVPDAALGGKPQPLLQIAASLALSLAFAVLLQQERSTVLMVTLNGGVAWVVYGAMHYTGEISPVASTAVAAGVVGLFGQLMARYRFASALPYTTAAIGPLLPGSATYFGLLGIAQSEIDSGLTSLTKAVALAMAIAIGVNLGSEISRLFLRIGSAEKRRAAKRTRGF, from the coding sequence GTGAAGGACGCGGAGGACCGCAAACCGGATTCGGACGAGGCGAGGAGCGCGTACACGCCTCCGGCGGCTGTAGCGGCGCCGGCCGAGCCCGATTCGTCGACGACGTCCGAGTTCGCCGTACCGCGCGGGCTGGCCGTCCCGAAGACCGGCTCGGAGTCCGAGACGACGTCCGAGTTCGCCGTCCCGGACGGCCTGGACGTGGCCCCGCCGCCGCCGGCCGACGGGGAGGGGTCGGCGTTCAGCACGCCGAGGACGTACAACGCGAAACATGCGGCGGCGTTCACTCCCGCGAGCGGCATACCGCTGGTCCGGCTGGCCCAGGACGTGCCGTGGCAGGACCGGATGCGCGCGATGCTGCGCATGCCGGTGACCGAGCGGCCGGCACCGGAGGCGCCGCACCGGCACGACGAGACGGGGCCGGCCGTGCCCCGCGTGCTGGACCTGACGCTGCGTATCGGGGAGCTGCTGCTGGCCGGCGGTGAGGGCGCCGAGGACGTGGAGGCGGCGATGTTCGCCGTGTGCCGCTCCTACGGCCTGGACCGCTGCGAGCCCAACGTCACCTTCACCCTGCTGGCGATCTCCTACCAGCCGTCCCTGGTCGACGACCCGGTGTCGGCCTCCCGTACGGTGCGCCGCCGCAGCCCCGACTACACCCGGCTGGCGGCGGTCTACCAGCTGGTGGACGACCTCAGCGACGTCGAGACCCATGTCTCGCTGGAGGAGGCCTACCGGCGGCTGGCGGAGATCCGCCGCAACCGGCATCCGTACTCCGGCTGGACGCTGACCGCGGCGAGCGGGCTGCTCGCGGGAGCGGCCTCGGTGCTGGTCGGCGGTGGCGCACTGGTGTTCGTCGCCGCCGCGATCGGCGCGATGCTCGGCGACCGGCTGGCCTGGCTGTGCGCGGGACGCGGGCTGCCGGAGTTCTACCAGTTCACGGCGGCCGCGATGCCGCCGGCCGCGATCGGGGTGGCGCTGACGCTGGCGCACGCGGACGTGAAGGCGTCCGCGGTGATCACCGGTGGGCTGTTCGCGCTGCTGCCGGGGCGGGCCCTGGTGGCGGGCGTGCAGGACGGTCTGACCGGCTTCTACATCACCGCGTCCGCGCGTCTGCTGGAGGTCCTGTACTTCTTCGTGGGCATCGTGGCCGGGGTGCTCACGGTGCTGTACTTCGGCGTTCAGCTGGGCGCCAACCTGGTCCCGGACGCGGCGCTCGGCGGCAAGCCGCAGCCGCTGCTCCAGATCGCCGCGTCACTGGCGCTGTCGCTGGCCTTCGCCGTGCTGCTCCAGCAGGAGCGGTCCACCGTGCTGATGGTGACCCTGAACGGCGGCGTGGCCTGGGTGGTGTACGGGGCGATGCACTACACGGGCGAGATCTCGCCGGTGGCGTCCACGGCCGTGGCGGCGGGCGTGGTGGGCCTGTTCGGGCAGCTGATGGCCCGGTACCGGTTCGCCTCCGCGCTGCCGTACACCACGGCGGCGATCGGGCCGCTGCTGCCCGGTTCCGCCACGTACTTCGGACTGCTGGGCATCGCCCAGAGCGAGATCGACTCGGGTCTGACGTCCCTCACGAAGGCCGTGGCACTGGCCATGGCCATCGCGATCGGGGTGAACCTCGGGTCGGAGATCTCCCGGCTCTTCCTGCGGATCGGCTCCGCGGAGAAGCGGCGGGCCGCCAAGCGGACGCGGGGCTTCTGA
- a CDS encoding inorganic diphosphatase, with amino-acid sequence MEFDVTIEIPKGSRNKYEVDHETGRIRLDRRLFTSTAYPTDYGFVENTLGEDGDPLDALVILDEPTFPGCLIRCRAIGMFRMTDEAGGDDKLLCVPSTDPRVEHLRDIHHVSEFDRLEIQHFFEVYKDLEPGKSVEGANWVGRVDAEAEIERSYKRFKETGGH; translated from the coding sequence GTGGAGTTCGACGTCACGATCGAGATCCCGAAGGGTTCGCGGAACAAGTACGAGGTGGACCACGAGACGGGTCGGATCCGCCTGGACCGTCGGCTCTTCACCTCGACCGCCTACCCGACCGACTACGGCTTCGTCGAGAACACCCTCGGCGAGGACGGCGACCCGCTGGACGCGCTGGTCATCCTGGACGAGCCGACGTTCCCGGGCTGTCTGATCCGCTGCCGCGCGATCGGCATGTTCCGGATGACGGACGAGGCCGGCGGCGACGACAAGCTGCTGTGCGTCCCGTCGACGGACCCGCGGGTGGAGCACCTGCGCGACATCCACCACGTGTCGGAGTTCGACCGCCTGGAGATCCAGCACTTCTTCGAGGTCTACAAGGACCTGGAGCCGGGCAAGTCGGTCGAGGGCGCCAACTGGGTCGGCCGGGTGGACGCCGAGGCGGAGATCGAGCGGTCCTACAAGCGTTTCAAGGAGACGGGCGGCCACTGA
- the dacB gene encoding D-alanyl-D-alanine carboxypeptidase/D-alanyl-D-alanine endopeptidase, whose protein sequence is MVVPERRPWRAAGPHVVRIADAVRPRLARAAETVRPRLARVAAALGPRFGRPDRPGSPQVPRVARPRTWQFTATAATAGLALAAGVVTAAGPWDSSGQRTAERDRAVALGAARGTDHGGARANAGTPPRGPRAAPPAASVLTGLGGTATTVKSAPGGTALATVLDPLLKNPALGDRSAAVVDVATGTRLYGTGPGTGKALTPASTTKIATAVAALSAMGADHRLTTRTVYEPDTEEVVLVGGGDPTLTARKDKDAAGGPASLRELADRTAAALARKGVREVTLSYDTTLYKGGTIHPIGVNPNLAAVTPLMADEGRTDGSSSGPAARVADPAADAARKFGDLLKEHGIKTTPPGPSKATTRASTLATVSSPPLSALVERMLTHSDNDLAESLARHTALATGRPADFAGAGEAITARLKQLGLPVKGVDVKDGSGLDRRDRLTADLLTALLVKAGDPAHPELRSALTGLPVAGFTGTLAGRYGDGAAGVVRAKTGTLTGVNTLAGTVVDKDGRLLAFAFLANATTDPAAAQSALDKAATALATCGCR, encoded by the coding sequence GTGGTCGTGCCAGAGCGGAGGCCTTGGCGGGCCGCGGGACCGCACGTCGTGCGGATCGCGGACGCCGTCCGGCCGCGTCTCGCCCGGGCCGCGGAGACCGTACGGCCGCGTCTGGCGCGCGTCGCCGCGGCCCTCGGGCCACGGTTCGGGCGGCCGGACCGGCCCGGATCACCGCAGGTCCCGCGCGTCGCGCGGCCGAGGACCTGGCAGTTCACCGCGACCGCCGCCACCGCCGGTCTGGCGCTGGCCGCGGGAGTGGTGACCGCCGCCGGTCCCTGGGACTCCTCGGGTCAGCGTACGGCCGAGCGGGACCGGGCCGTGGCCCTCGGCGCCGCGCGTGGCACAGATCACGGCGGCGCCCGCGCCAACGCCGGCACTCCGCCCCGCGGACCGCGGGCCGCCCCGCCTGCCGCCTCCGTGCTCACCGGCCTCGGCGGCACCGCCACCACCGTGAAGTCCGCGCCCGGCGGCACCGCCCTGGCCACCGTCCTCGACCCGCTGCTGAAGAACCCCGCGCTCGGCGACCGCTCCGCCGCCGTGGTCGACGTCGCCACCGGCACCCGGCTCTACGGCACCGGCCCGGGCACCGGGAAAGCCCTCACCCCGGCCTCCACCACGAAGATCGCCACCGCCGTCGCCGCGCTCTCCGCCATGGGCGCCGACCACCGCCTCACCACCCGGACGGTGTACGAACCCGACACCGAGGAGGTCGTCCTGGTCGGCGGCGGCGACCCCACCCTCACCGCGCGCAAGGACAAGGACGCCGCGGGAGGGCCGGCGAGCCTGCGCGAGCTCGCGGACCGGACCGCCGCCGCGCTGGCCAGGAAGGGCGTGCGCGAGGTGACGCTGTCGTACGACACGACCCTCTACAAGGGCGGCACGATCCACCCGATCGGGGTCAACCCGAACCTCGCCGCGGTCACCCCGCTGATGGCCGACGAGGGCCGCACCGACGGCTCCTCCAGCGGGCCGGCCGCGCGGGTCGCCGACCCGGCGGCGGACGCCGCGCGGAAGTTCGGCGACCTCCTCAAGGAACACGGCATCAAGACCACGCCCCCCGGCCCCTCGAAGGCCACCACCCGCGCCTCGACCCTGGCCACGGTCTCCTCGCCCCCGCTCTCCGCCCTCGTCGAGCGGATGCTGACCCACAGCGACAACGACCTCGCCGAGTCCCTCGCCCGGCACACCGCGCTCGCCACCGGCAGGCCCGCCGACTTCGCCGGCGCCGGCGAGGCGATCACCGCCCGGCTGAAGCAGCTCGGCCTCCCCGTGAAGGGGGTCGACGTCAAGGACGGCAGCGGCCTCGACCGGCGCGACAGGCTCACCGCCGACCTGCTCACCGCGCTGCTCGTCAAGGCCGGCGACCCGGCCCACCCCGAGCTGCGGTCCGCCCTGACGGGGCTGCCCGTCGCGGGCTTCACCGGCACCCTGGCCGGCCGCTACGGTGACGGCGCGGCCGGCGTCGTACGCGCCAAGACCGGCACGCTCACCGGCGTGAACACCCTGGCGGGCACCGTCGTCGACAAGGACGGACGCCTGCTGGCCTTCGCCTTCCTGGCGAACGCCACCACCGACCCCGCGGCCGCCCAGTCCGCGTTGGACAAGGCCGCCACAGCCCTGGCCACCTGCGGCTGCCGGTGA
- a CDS encoding zinc-dependent metalloprotease, with product MTSIGGAASSGMVDWNLAVATATRLMRPGPDVSRDEARAVVAELRRHAKASEEHVRGFTRLGTEETHDTPVLVVDRPGWVRANVAGFRELLKPLLDKMQERRGTGPGNAVLGAVGGKVTGVELGMLLSFLASRVLGQYETFAPATRDLPAGANGAGRLLLVAPNIVHVERELDVEPHDFRLWVTLHEETHRTQFTAVPWLRDHLEGEIQSFLEETDVDPMTVLERIREAAQSLAGGRPEGEEGDEGRSLVEVVQTPAQREILGRLTAVMSLLEGHADFVMDGVGPAVVPSVSEIREKFQQRRAKGASRLDMALRKLLGLDAKLRQYRDGERFVRAVVEEVGMDGFNRVWTSPNTLPTKAEIAKPADWITRVHRKPEA from the coding sequence ATGACGAGCATCGGTGGTGCCGCTTCTTCCGGGATGGTCGACTGGAACCTCGCGGTCGCGACCGCGACCCGCCTCATGCGACCGGGCCCCGACGTGAGCCGCGACGAGGCCCGTGCCGTCGTCGCGGAACTGCGCCGGCACGCGAAGGCCTCGGAGGAACACGTCCGGGGCTTCACCCGTCTGGGCACCGAGGAGACCCACGACACCCCCGTCCTCGTCGTCGACCGCCCCGGCTGGGTCCGGGCCAACGTCGCCGGCTTCCGCGAACTGCTCAAACCACTCCTCGACAAGATGCAGGAGCGGCGCGGCACCGGCCCCGGCAACGCGGTCCTCGGCGCCGTCGGCGGCAAGGTCACCGGCGTCGAACTCGGGATGCTGCTCTCCTTCCTGGCCTCCCGCGTCCTCGGCCAGTACGAGACCTTCGCCCCCGCCACCCGCGACCTCCCGGCCGGCGCGAACGGCGCCGGGCGGCTGCTGCTCGTCGCCCCCAACATCGTCCACGTGGAGCGCGAACTCGACGTGGAACCGCACGACTTCCGGCTGTGGGTGACCCTCCACGAGGAGACGCACCGCACCCAGTTCACCGCCGTGCCCTGGCTGCGGGACCACCTGGAGGGCGAGATCCAGTCGTTCCTCGAGGAGACCGACGTCGACCCCATGACCGTCCTGGAACGCATCCGCGAGGCCGCGCAGTCGCTGGCCGGCGGGCGTCCCGAGGGCGAGGAGGGCGACGAGGGACGCTCCCTGGTCGAGGTCGTGCAGACCCCCGCGCAGCGGGAGATCCTCGGCCGGCTCACCGCCGTGATGTCGCTGCTGGAGGGGCACGCCGACTTCGTCATGGACGGCGTCGGCCCCGCGGTCGTGCCGAGCGTCTCCGAGATCCGCGAGAAGTTCCAGCAGCGCCGCGCCAAGGGCGCCTCCCGCCTGGACATGGCCCTGCGCAAGCTGCTCGGCCTGGACGCCAAGCTCCGCCAGTACCGCGACGGCGAACGTTTCGTGCGGGCCGTCGTCGAGGAGGTCGGCATGGACGGCTTCAACCGCGTCTGGACCTCGCCCAACACCCTCCCCACCAAGGCCGAGATCGCCAAACCTGCGGACTGGATCACACGGGTGCACCGCAAACCGGAAGCCTGA
- the tilS gene encoding tRNA lysidine(34) synthetase TilS encodes MGPHPAVAAIRLAVRRVLTDIRDGQGRTPGRPPHEQPPSPLVLVACSGGADSMALASALAFEAPRLGVRAGGVTVDHGLQAGSDLRAAEVVLRLTELGLEPAESVAVTVGRDGGPEAAARDARYAALDAVAERHGACAVLLGHTRDDQAETVLLGLARGSGIRSLSGMAAVSGADGRYRRPFLQVDRQTARKACMAQSLPVWDDPHNTDPAYTRSRLRHEGLPALEKALGKGVVEALARTAQLSRDDADALDAWAGRAEAGVRDADGRLECAKLYELPPAVRRRVLRRAAIEAGAPAGSLFARHIEEVDRLITGWRGQGAINLPGRVVARRQGGRLVIRQG; translated from the coding sequence ATGGGTCCCCATCCTGCGGTCGCGGCGATACGCCTGGCGGTCCGCCGCGTCCTGACCGACATCCGCGACGGCCAAGGCCGGACACCGGGCCGCCCCCCGCACGAGCAGCCCCCCTCGCCGCTCGTGCTCGTGGCGTGTTCCGGCGGCGCCGACTCCATGGCGCTCGCCTCCGCCCTCGCCTTCGAAGCCCCCCGCCTCGGCGTCCGCGCCGGCGGCGTCACCGTCGACCACGGCCTCCAGGCCGGCTCCGACCTGCGCGCCGCCGAGGTCGTCCTGCGCCTGACCGAACTCGGCCTCGAACCCGCCGAGTCCGTCGCCGTCACCGTCGGCCGCGACGGCGGCCCCGAGGCCGCCGCCCGGGACGCCCGCTACGCCGCCCTGGACGCCGTCGCCGAGCGGCACGGCGCCTGCGCCGTCCTGCTCGGCCACACCCGCGACGACCAGGCCGAGACCGTCCTCCTCGGCCTCGCCCGCGGCTCCGGCATCCGCTCCCTGTCCGGAATGGCCGCGGTCTCGGGGGCCGACGGCCGTTACCGGCGCCCCTTCCTCCAGGTCGACCGGCAGACGGCCCGCAAGGCCTGCATGGCCCAGTCCCTGCCCGTCTGGGACGACCCGCACAACACGGACCCCGCCTACACCCGCTCCCGGCTCCGCCACGAGGGCCTGCCCGCCCTGGAGAAGGCCCTCGGCAAGGGCGTCGTCGAGGCCCTCGCCCGTACGGCCCAGCTCTCCCGTGACGATGCCGACGCCCTCGACGCGTGGGCCGGCCGGGCCGAGGCCGGCGTCCGCGACGCCGACGGCCGCCTGGAGTGCGCCAAGCTGTACGAACTGCCGCCCGCCGTGCGCCGCCGAGTGCTGCGCCGCGCCGCCATCGAGGCCGGCGCGCCGGCCGGTTCGCTGTTCGCCCGCCACATCGAGGAGGTGGACCGGCTGATCACCGGCTGGCGCGGCCAGGGGGCCATCAATCTCCCCGGCCGGGTCGTCGCCCGCCGGCAGGGTGGCAGACTGGTGATTCGGCAGGGCTGA
- the hpt gene encoding hypoxanthine phosphoribosyltransferase: protein MRVDANDMGADLEKVLITKEEIDAKLVELAAKIDAEYAGKDLLIVGVLKGAVMVMADLARALSTPVTMDWMAVSSYGAGTQSSGVVRILKDLDTDIKGRHVLIVEDIIDSGLTLSWLISNLGSREPASLKVCTLLRKPEAAKVAIDVEWVGFDIPNEFVVGYGLDYAEKYRNLPFVGTLAPHVYGG, encoded by the coding sequence ATGCGGGTGGACGCGAACGACATGGGTGCCGACCTCGAGAAGGTGCTCATCACCAAGGAAGAGATCGACGCCAAGCTGGTGGAGCTGGCAGCGAAGATCGACGCGGAGTACGCGGGCAAGGACCTGCTGATCGTCGGCGTGCTCAAGGGCGCGGTGATGGTGATGGCGGACCTCGCCCGGGCGCTGTCCACCCCCGTCACGATGGACTGGATGGCCGTGTCCTCGTACGGGGCGGGCACGCAGTCCTCCGGTGTGGTGCGGATCCTCAAGGACCTCGACACCGACATCAAGGGCCGGCACGTCCTCATCGTCGAGGACATCATCGACTCCGGACTGACACTCTCCTGGCTGATCTCCAACCTCGGCTCGCGCGAGCCCGCCTCCCTCAAGGTGTGCACGCTGCTGCGCAAGCCCGAGGCCGCCAAGGTCGCCATCGACGTGGAATGGGTCGGTTTCGACATTCCCAACGAGTTCGTCGTCGGCTACGGCCTGGACTACGCCGAGAAGTACCGCAACCTCCCGTTCGTCGGTACGCTCGCGCCCCACGTCTACGGCGGCTGA
- the ftsH gene encoding ATP-dependent zinc metalloprotease FtsH, which translates to MDVKRYFRGPVMWIVLAVLAVVVLMQVVGSSGGYKTVDTGQVVQAINENKVDSAKLTTGDEQTIKVELKDGQKVEGSSKIQASYIGDQGVTIASTLQDKFQNKQIPDGYTVSPSKQNPFVSILLSLLPFVLIVVVFLFLMNQMQGGGSRVMNFGKSKAKLITKDTPKTTFADVAGSDEAVEELHEIKEFLQEPAKFQAVGAKIPKGVLLYGPPGTGKTLLARAVAGEAGVPFYSISGSDFVEMFVGVGASRVRDLFEQAKANAPAIVFVDEIDAVGRHRGAGLGGGHDEREQTLNQLLVEMDGFDVKGGVILIAATNRPDILDPALLRPGRFDRQIAVDRPDMQGRLEILKVHQKGKPVAPDVDLSAVARRTPGMTGADLANVLNEAALLTARSDQKLIDNHMLDEAIDRVVAGPQKRTRIMSDKEKKITAYHEGGHALVAAASPNSDPVHKITILSRGRALGYTMVLPDEDKYSTTRNEMLDQLAYMLGGRAAEELVFHDPTTGAANDIEKATGLARAMVTQYGMTERLGAIKFGGDNTEPFLGREMAHQRDYSEEVAALVDEEVKKLIETAHNEAWEILVENRDVLDNLVLALLERETLGKEEIAEVFAPIVKRPPRPAWTGSSRRTPSTRPPVLSPKELALTNGANGATPAISTAKSTTAEPAPAPERTPEERPES; encoded by the coding sequence ATGGACGTGAAGCGATACTTCCGTGGGCCGGTCATGTGGATCGTGCTGGCCGTCCTTGCCGTGGTCGTGTTGATGCAGGTCGTCGGCTCGTCCGGCGGCTACAAGACGGTGGACACCGGCCAGGTCGTCCAGGCGATCAATGAGAACAAGGTCGACTCGGCCAAGCTGACCACCGGCGACGAACAGACCATCAAGGTCGAACTCAAGGACGGCCAGAAGGTCGAGGGCAGCTCGAAGATCCAGGCGAGCTACATCGGCGATCAGGGCGTCACGATTGCCAGCACGCTGCAGGACAAGTTCCAGAACAAGCAGATCCCCGACGGCTACACGGTGTCGCCGTCGAAGCAGAACCCGTTCGTGAGCATCCTGCTGTCGCTGCTGCCGTTCGTCCTCATCGTGGTCGTCTTCCTGTTCCTGATGAACCAGATGCAGGGCGGCGGCTCCCGGGTCATGAACTTCGGGAAGTCCAAGGCGAAGCTCATCACCAAGGACACCCCGAAGACGACGTTCGCCGACGTCGCCGGTTCCGACGAGGCGGTGGAGGAGCTCCACGAGATCAAGGAGTTCCTGCAGGAGCCGGCGAAGTTCCAGGCCGTCGGGGCGAAGATCCCCAAGGGCGTCCTGCTCTACGGCCCGCCCGGTACCGGCAAGACCCTGCTCGCGCGTGCCGTGGCGGGCGAGGCCGGTGTGCCGTTCTACTCGATCTCCGGTTCCGACTTCGTCGAGATGTTCGTCGGTGTCGGCGCCTCCCGGGTCCGTGACCTGTTCGAGCAGGCCAAGGCGAACGCCCCCGCCATCGTCTTCGTCGACGAGATCGACGCGGTCGGCCGCCACCGCGGCGCCGGCCTCGGCGGTGGTCACGACGAGCGCGAGCAGACCCTGAACCAGCTCCTCGTCGAGATGGACGGCTTCGACGTCAAGGGCGGCGTGATCCTCATCGCCGCGACGAACCGGCCCGACATCCTCGACCCGGCCCTTCTGCGCCCCGGCCGCTTCGACCGCCAGATCGCGGTCGACCGCCCGGACATGCAGGGCCGGCTGGAGATCCTCAAGGTGCACCAGAAGGGCAAGCCGGTCGCCCCGGACGTCGACCTCTCGGCCGTCGCCCGCCGCACCCCCGGCATGACCGGTGCCGACCTGGCCAACGTGCTGAACGAGGCCGCGCTGCTGACCGCGCGCAGCGATCAGAAGCTGATCGACAACCACATGCTGGACGAGGCGATCGACCGTGTGGTCGCGGGCCCGCAGAAGCGGACCCGGATCATGTCGGACAAGGAGAAGAAGATCACCGCGTACCACGAGGGCGGACATGCCCTGGTCGCGGCGGCCTCACCGAACTCCGATCCGGTCCACAAGATCACCATCCTGTCCAGAGGCCGTGCCCTCGGCTACACCATGGTGCTGCCGGACGAGGACAAGTACTCCACCACGCGCAACGAGATGCTGGACCAGCTCGCGTACATGCTGGGCGGCCGCGCGGCCGAGGAGCTCGTCTTCCACGACCCCACCACCGGTGCGGCCAACGACATCGAGAAGGCCACCGGACTGGCCCGCGCGATGGTCACCCAGTACGGCATGACCGAGCGGCTCGGCGCCATCAAGTTCGGCGGCGACAACACCGAGCCCTTCCTCGGCCGTGAGATGGCCCACCAGCGCGACTACTCGGAAGAGGTCGCCGCGCTGGTCGACGAAGAGGTCAAGAAGCTCATCGAGACCGCGCACAACGAGGCGTGGGAGATCCTGGTCGAGAACCGCGACGTCCTCGACAACCTGGTCCTGGCCCTCCTGGAGCGGGAGACGCTGGGCAAGGAGGAGATCGCCGAGGTCTTCGCGCCGATCGTCAAGCGCCCGCCCCGGCCCGCCTGGACCGGCTCCTCGCGCCGTACGCCGTCCACCCGTCCGCCGGTCCTCTCCCCCAAGGAGCTGGCCCTGACGAACGGGGCGAACGGAGCGACGCCGGCCATCAGCACCGCCAAGAGCACCACGGCGGAGCCCGCCCCGGCGCCCGAGCGGACCCCGGAGGAACGCCCCGAGAGCTGA
- the folE gene encoding GTP cyclohydrolase I FolE, with protein sequence MTDPVTLDGVTPIGEFDEKRARNAVRELLIAVGEDPDREGLLETPARVARAYREIFAGLWQKPEDVLTTTFDLGHDEMVLVKDIEVYSTCEHHLVPFRGVAHVGYIPATSGKITGLSKLARLVDVYARRPQVQERLTTQIADSLMEILEPRGVIVVVECEHMCMSMRGIRKPGAKTLTSAVRGQLRDAATRNEAMSLIMAR encoded by the coding sequence ATGACCGACCCCGTGACGCTGGACGGCGTGACCCCGATCGGCGAGTTCGACGAGAAGCGGGCACGGAACGCCGTACGCGAGCTGCTGATCGCGGTCGGCGAGGACCCGGACCGCGAGGGCCTGCTGGAGACCCCGGCGCGGGTGGCGCGGGCGTACCGGGAGATATTCGCGGGGCTGTGGCAGAAGCCCGAGGACGTGCTGACGACGACGTTCGACCTCGGTCACGACGAGATGGTGCTGGTCAAGGACATCGAGGTGTACTCGACCTGTGAGCACCACCTGGTGCCGTTCCGCGGCGTCGCGCACGTCGGGTACATCCCGGCCACCAGCGGCAAGATCACCGGCCTGTCGAAGCTGGCCCGGCTGGTGGACGTCTACGCCCGCCGCCCGCAGGTGCAGGAACGACTCACCACGCAGATCGCGGACTCCCTGATGGAGATCCTGGAGCCGCGCGGGGTGATCGTGGTGGTGGAGTGCGAGCACATGTGCATGTCGATGCGGGGGATCCGCAAGCCCGGCGCGAAGACGCTCACCTCGGCGGTGCGCGGTCAGCTGCGGGACGCGGCGACCCGCAACGAGGCGATGAGCCTGATCATGGCGCGCTGA
- a CDS encoding DUF3180 domain-containing protein, with the protein MKELRIRVLAGVFVVAGILSWAGARLWNSVGSLPSVPVAAPIVLALIAVVLAATALSIRARLKAQRERQPDAKGVDPLMAARAVVFGQASALVAALVAGMYGGTGVFLLEFLDIPARRDQAIYAGFSVLAALGVIAAAIFLERVCKLPEDDDNNGQGAAPAA; encoded by the coding sequence GTGAAAGAGCTGCGCATCAGGGTGCTGGCCGGCGTCTTCGTCGTGGCCGGGATCCTGTCCTGGGCCGGCGCCCGCCTCTGGAACTCCGTGGGCTCCCTGCCGAGCGTGCCGGTGGCCGCGCCCATCGTGCTGGCGCTGATCGCGGTGGTCCTCGCGGCCACCGCGCTCTCGATCCGCGCCCGTCTCAAGGCCCAGCGCGAGCGGCAGCCCGACGCCAAGGGCGTCGACCCGCTGATGGCGGCCCGGGCGGTCGTGTTCGGGCAGGCCAGCGCCCTGGTCGCCGCCCTCGTCGCCGGGATGTACGGCGGCACGGGCGTCTTCCTGCTGGAGTTCCTGGACATCCCCGCCCGCCGCGACCAGGCCATCTACGCCGGCTTCTCGGTGCTGGCCGCCCTCGGCGTCATAGCGGCGGCCATCTTCCTGGAGCGCGTCTGCAAGCTCCCGGAGGACGACGACAACAACGGCCAGGGCGCGGCCCCGGCGGCGTGA